The sequence ATTACGCCAAATATACAAAGTATCAACATATTTTATTAAATCACCAATAGTTAATTTGACAGGAGAAATCATATTATCAATCTCTTCTTTGGTGTATACCTCATATTTTCCAAGCGTATTTGCATTAACTCTTATTACATTTCCTGTTATCTTGTTTGTTATTAAAGTAACTGCAACTGATACTACAATAACTATTAGAATTATTGCCAAGATATTTAAATTGTTTTTTTCCATTGTTTTTTACCTCCTTTCAAATCTTTTTCTTTCAAAAATTAAACGATATATATATATATACTTTTCTATTCTTCTTTATTAAAATGACAGATGAAAAAATTCTTGCAAGAGGGGCAGAAGCAATTCTTATTAAAAAAGATAATTTGCTAATAAAAAGAAGAATAAAAAAATCTTATAGAATTCCAGAAATAGATGAAAGATTAAGAAAATTAAGAACAAGAGCAGAAGGAAGAATAATGAAAAAACTTTATGGAAAAATAAATATTCCTAAAATTATCTCTGATGATGAAAAAAATAAAGAGATAATTATGGAATATATAGAAGGAAAAAAATTATCAGAGCATTTAGATAACTTTTCTTTAGAAAGACAAAAAAAGATATGTGAAAAAATTGGAAATATAGTTGCAATACTACATGAAAATGATATTATTCATAATGATTTAACAACAAGCAACATGATATTAAAAAATAATAAAATTTATTTTATTGATTTTGGTTTATCTTTTTTCAGCAAAAGAATAGAGGATAAAGCAGTAGATTTGCATTTGTTTAAACAAGCTCTTGAATCAAAGCATTACAAAAATTTTGATTCTCTTTGGAATTCTTTTTTGCAAGGTTATAAAATTAATAAAGATTTTGAAAAAATAATGGAACAATTTAAAAAAGTAGAAAAAAGAGGAAGATACAAACATTGACCAAACTTAAATAATAAATTTAATATTAAAGGAAATTTTATAAACTAACTGTAATTAAAATATCTATAGCCCTGTCGTCCAGCGGTCAAGGATATGAGGCTTTGGACCTCAGGACCCAGGTTCGAATCCTGGCAGGGCTATAAATTACTTTTTAATAAAATAGAACTTTTATAATACAATAAAAATGCATAAAAAAATATTCTTAGAAAGTAATTAAAGATGCTAAAATAAAAATTAATTTTAAAAAAGGATTATCAAAATAAAAAAATTTGTCTTTATCCAGAGGACATTAGAAGAATTATTGTTAAATTAATAAAAATGAATTATAAAAAATATAAAACAAACATAGTAAGAATAAAAATTTCTTTAAAAAATAGCAATATCATAACATTTAAAAATGAAAAAAAATAAAAAAGAATATAAAAAATGGCAAGACAAAAAAAATTAGAAGTAGAAGATAAAATAGAAGAAAAAAAAGAAATTAAAGGAAAAAAAGAAATAGAAAAAATTATAATTGAATTAGCTAAATCTGGTCTTACAGCAGAAAAAATAGGATTAGTTTTAAAACAAAAATATAACATAAATAATGTAAAAAAAGAGACTGGAAAAAAAATTTCCCAGATTTTAAAAGAAAATAATTTATACATTGATCCTGATATTAAAAATCTTAAAGAAAAAAAAGAAAGATTAGAAAAACATATAGCAAAACATAAACATGATTATACAGCAAAAAGAATTTTACCAATAGTTGCATCAAAGGTAAAAAAATTAGAAAAAATTAAAGAAAAATAATTTTCTTTTTACTTTAAAATGAAGAATGAAATAAAAAATATAGCAAATATTTTTTTAGAAAAAATAAAAAATAGTAGAGCTTATATAATAACCCACTTTGATACCGATGGAATTACTTCTGCTGCTATATTTTCTCTTTTTCTGAAAAAAATTGATGTACCTTTTAAGATAAAAATAGTTCCTTATCTAGAAAAAGAATTTATAAAAAATTTAAATAAAGAAACTAAAGAAAAAGATATTATAATTTTTTTAGATTTAGGCAGCTCTTATATAGAAGAATTAGAAAACTTAAACAAAGATGTTTTTATTTTAGATCATCATGAAACTGAAAAAAGGAAAAAATACGAGAGGGTTTTTTTTATTAATCCCCATCTTTTCGGTCAAGAGCAAATAAGTGCTGCTGGTCTATGTTATTTTTTTTCAAAGGCATTAAATAAAGAAGATAAAGAAATGGCAAATCTTGCTGTTATAGGTATGGTTGGAGATGTCTTAGAAAGAGAGATAAGTAAAATGAATAATGAAATATTGAATGATGCTGAAGTAGTAATAAAAAAAGGATTAATGCTTTATCCTTCAACAAGGCCGATTAATAAAACTTTGGAATATTCAAACATATTTATACCAGGAGTTACAGGAGATTCTTTAGGTGTGATTAGATTATTAAATGAATGTGGAATAAAAAAAGAAAACGGATCTTATAAAACTTTACTAGAATTGAATAAAGAAGAAGTTTCTAAATTGATAACATCTATATTATTAAGAACAAATATAGAAGAAAAAGAATTAATAGGAAATATCTATTTAATAAAATTTTTTAATAAATTAAGTGATGCTAGAGATATAAGTTCAATGATAAATGCTTGTTCTAGATTAGGTTATAGTGAAACTGCTCTTTTGCTATGTTTACAAAAAGAAAAAGCTATAAAAAAAGCAGAAGAAATATATGCTAAATACAAACAAGAAATAATTAACGGCTTACAATTTATACAAGAAAATAAAATTGAAGGAAAAAATTATATTATAATAAATGCAAAAAGTAGAATAAGAAGTTCATTAATTGGAACAATAACAAGTATATTAATTCATTCTATAAGCAAAGAAAAAGATTTAATTATTGTTGGAATGGCTTACGATTCAAAAAATATTAAAGTTTCTGTAAGAGTCTCTAATGGATTAAAAGAAATAAATGCTAAAGAAATTTTAGAAAAAATTGTTAAAGTGGTTGGTGGCGAGTATGGCGGCCACAAAAAAGCTGCTGGTTGTATAATTAATAAAAATGATGAAGATAAATTTTTAGAAATTTTAAAGAAGAATCTTGAGATAGAAGTCATAAAGATTTAAATATAGAATAATTTTCTTTTCTTTATGGAAGAAAATGATCTTGTTATGTGTGTCGTAGAAAAAATAGAAGGAACAGCAGTATTTGTAAAAATAAATAACAACATAGATGGCACTATAAACTTTTCTGAAATTGCAGCTGGAAGAATAAGAAATATAAGAGATTACGTATTTCCTGGAAAAAGAATAGTATGTAAGGTATTAAGAATTAATCCAAATGGTGTAATAAATTTAAGTTTGAGAAGGGTAACAGAAAAAGAGAGAAAAGATTTTTTAGAAAAATATCAAAAGGAAAATGCTTCTATTAATATAATAAAAAAAATAGCTTTAAGTGAAGCTGATAAAATAATTTCTGAAATAAAAAAAGAAAATGAAAATATATATGAATTTTTACAAAAATCGAAAGAAAACCCTTCTCTTTTAGATAAATATTTTACAAAAGAACAAGCAAATGAAATATTAGAAATATTAAAAGAAAAAAAAGAAAAGGAAAAAGAGATAAAGAAAAATTTTTATCTTAAAACTAAAAGAAGTGACGGAATAGAAGTTATAAAAAAAATATTATTTCCTTATAAAGATTATATAATTTATTTAGGATCTTCTAAATTTAGAATAGCAAAAAAATCCTCTAATTACAAACAAACAGAAAAAGAAATAGATTCTATGTTAGAAAGTATAGAAAAAGAAGCAAAAAAAGAAAAATGCGAATTCTTAATTGAAAAATGAAGATGAAAAAATGTTTAAAATGTAATATTTATACTCTAAAGAATAATTGCCCAAAATGTAATAATAAAACTATATCTGCTCATTATAAATTTATAAAAATAATTATTAATGAATAAATTTATAAAGATGTATTAAAAAATTATTCTGGTTCTTCTAGACGGGGTATTTTTTTAATTTTTTCTTTTAATAAATTATATAACTTAATTCCTTTGGGGTAAAATTTCTTTTTATAATCTAAAGATAAATCTTTATATATATTTCTTACTTCTTCATATTTATTTTTAGCATCTTCTAATTCATTTTTCTTATAATGAATTATACTTTCATTCGTTAATTCATTTAACTTATTAATTAAGATTAAATTTCTTTTTCTTTCAATTTCTTCTCTTTCTTTTAGCTCATCTTTTAATTCTCCAACTGCGGTCTTCATTTTTAAACTTCTGATTCTTTCTGTCTTTTTTCTTCTGTTTCTTATTAGCAGTATTATAAGAATTAAAAAAATAAGGCCAATTAAAGCTAAGATTAAAATCCAAAAAGGATTCATAACAACATAAAAGTTATCATGACCAATTAAAGTTATATTATTATAGGTCATTAAAGTATTAAAAGTATATTCCCCTCTTTTTATATTGTCTGGCAAAGTTAATTCTTCTAACAATTCTAATTTTGTTTCTACCGCAACCCACTTGCTTTGACTTAAAATCTCTTCATTACTTCCTTTTTTTGTTATATAGCTTTTTACATAAACATCTACTCTTCCATAACCCATATTTATTAATTCTACTCTTGCTCTTACATCTTTTCCCGGATAAATTTTCTTGTATTGTGGTAATACCCTAACAACAACGTCAAATAAAGCTCCTGAAATAACATTTAGAGTAACTGGAATTTTTTTATCTTTTCCTTCTGTCATTATGGTTATATTTTCTTTATATATTCCAATATCTTTAGGTCCAATTATATCAAGAGAAACATTTTCCATTTCTTTATTTAAAAGATATAAAGAACTTGGAGCCTTTATATTTTCTGTGTCTGAAATAAAAAGAAGATTAATATCTTTTGATCCATTATTTATTATAGTTAAATTAAATTTCTTTAATTCTTTTTGTTTTAATTCTAAGTTTATTTCTTCTGGAATAACAAAATATAAGATTTCTTCTTTTTCTCTTTGTTTTTCTTTATTATCTCCAGCAGAACTTTCTCCACCACCTCCGCCAGAACCATATAGATAAACAAAACTCTGATTTTGAAATTTTCTATCAATAGATTCATTGCAAATTGGTGTGCAGCTTGTGCATAATCCGGTTTTAGGATCACATGTATTTTGACATGAACTTATGCTTCCATCAGGACATTTTATCTCGCTGTTATTACATTTTACATTTAAGCATAAATCTTTGCATGTATTTACTGGAGTGCAGCNNNNNNNNNNNNNNNNNNNNNNNNNNNNNNNNNNNNNNNNNNNNNNNNNNNNNNNNNNNNNNNNNNNNNNNNNNNNNNNNNNNNNNNNNNNNNNNNNNNNACATTTATTTGGAGTACATTTTTCACAAGAGCCTGTTAAAGGATTACATGTATTCTTGCATATAGAATAAGTTCCATCAGGACATAATATTTTTGTCTCACCACAATCTTTTCCTTGACATAGATCTTTGCAAGGTTCTGGTGTGCAGCTTGTACATAATCCGGTTTTAGGATCACATGTATTTTGACATGAACTTATGCTTCCATCAGGACATTTTATCTCGCTGTTATTACATTTTACATTTAAGCATAAATCTTTGCATGTATTTACTGGAGTGCAGCTTGTACATAATCCGGTTTTAGGATCACATGTATTTGTACAGCTTGAAGTGGTTCCATCAAAACATTGTATTGTAGAAGCAGAACAAACAACATTTTCACATTTATTCTCACATTTATTTGGAGTACATTTTTCACAAGAGCCTGTTAAAGGATTACATGTATTCTTGCATATAGAATAAGTTCCATCAGGACATAATATTTTTGTCTCACCACAATCTTTTCCTTGACATAGATCTAAACTATCACATTTCAATAACGGACATGGTTCTTCTTCTATTTTTTCTATAGAAGTACATCCATCACTTATTATACACTTAATTGTCCTATTATATGAATTACATTTTGGAATACAAAAAGAACATTGCCCAGTTGAAGGATCGCATGTATTCTTACAATTTGCAATCGAACAATCTGAAAGACATAATACTTTAGTATCTGGACAAATTTTTCCTTTGCATTTATCCTTACAATCAGGAATACATTTTGAACATTTTCCTGTGTTAGAATCGCATGTATTTGTACATGAAGCAGTTGTTCCATCAGGACATTTAATAGTAGTATCTTCGCAAATAATGTTATTACACCTATCAACACATTTATTACTTATACATTCTTCTGTTTCTTTACATGTTTGTATCGAGCTCCATGTTAAATTTCCTTTTGAATTTTTTATACATGTTTGCATATTTTTTTTGTCCATACATCTTGTTTCTCCTTCATAACTACATGACAAAAGTCCTTCCTTACATATCATTCCTTGACTAACTTTTTGTTGAGATGACCATTTCAAACATCCTGTATTATCTTTTTGACATATTTGATAAGCAGATGTAGTTATACATCTTATTTCTCCTTCAGAATTACAGGAATTATAAGAAGAACATATGAATTTATCATCTTTACATATCATTCCTTGACTAACTTTTTGTTGAGATGACCATTTTAAAAAGCCTTTATTATCTTTTTGACATATTTGATAAGCAGATGTA is a genomic window of Candidatus Pacearchaeota archaeon containing:
- a CDS encoding DHH family phosphoesterase; this translates as MKNEIKNIANIFLEKIKNSRAYIITHFDTDGITSAAIFSLFLKKIDVPFKIKIVPYLEKEFIKNLNKETKEKDIIIFLDLGSSYIEELENLNKDVFILDHHETEKRKKYERVFFINPHLFGQEQISAAGLCYFFSKALNKEDKEMANLAVIGMVGDVLEREISKMNNEILNDAEVVIKKGLMLYPSTRPINKTLEYSNIFIPGVTGDSLGVIRLLNECGIKKENGSYKTLLELNKEEVSKLITSILLRTNIEEKELIGNIYLIKFFNKLSDARDISSMINACSRLGYSETALLLCLQKEKAIKKAEEIYAKYKQEIINGLQFIQENKIEGKNYIIINAKSRIRSSLIGTITSILIHSISKEKDLIIVGMAYDSKNIKVSVRVSNGLKEINAKEILEKIVKVVGGEYGGHKKAAGCIINKNDEDKFLEILKKNLEIEVIKI
- a CDS encoding nucleolar RNA-binding Nop10p family protein, whose product is MKMKKCLKCNIYTLKNNCPKCNNKTISAHYKFIKIIINE
- a CDS encoding KEOPS complex kinase/ATPase Bud32, with protein sequence MTDEKILARGAEAILIKKDNLLIKRRIKKSYRIPEIDERLRKLRTRAEGRIMKKLYGKINIPKIISDDEKNKEIIMEYIEGKKLSEHLDNFSLERQKKICEKIGNIVAILHENDIIHNDLTTSNMILKNNKIYFIDFGLSFFSKRIEDKAVDLHLFKQALESKHYKNFDSLWNSFLQGYKINKDFEKIMEQFKKVEKRGRYKH
- a CDS encoding S1 RNA-binding domain-containing protein: MEENDLVMCVVEKIEGTAVFVKINNNIDGTINFSEIAAGRIRNIRDYVFPGKRIVCKVLRINPNGVINLSLRRVTEKERKDFLEKYQKENASINIIKKIALSEADKIISEIKKENENIYEFLQKSKENPSLLDKYFTKEQANEILEILKEKKEKEKEIKKNFYLKTKRSDGIEVIKKILFPYKDYIIYLGSSKFRIAKKSSNYKQTEKEIDSMLESIEKEAKKEKCEFLIEK